A portion of the Streptomyces platensis genome contains these proteins:
- a CDS encoding ABC transporter ATP-binding protein gives MDMEVTAWHALHSSMTAQQGRRRFSRGTLRRITAFARPHRRRLVWFLVLSTATAMLAVATPLLAGRVVDAIVGGDAPSLVLRLSGLIAVIAVAEAGLGLVTRWLSASIGEGLILDLRTAVYDHVQRMPIAFFTRTRTGALVSRLNNDVIGAQRAFSDTLSGVVSNIVTLLLTLVVMLGLSWQITLIALVLLPVFVLPARRVGRRLADLRREGADHNAAMGTQMTERFSAPGATLVKLMGRPARESAEFATRARRVRDIGVRSAMVQTYFVTALTLVSALALAVVYGLGGFLALRGQLEPGAIVSLALLLTRLYAPLTALSGAHIEVMSALVSFERVFEVLDLKPLITEKPDARAVPEGPVSVEFDSVRFGYPSADKVSLASLEEVATLDTRGGEEVLHGISFRAEPGQMVALVGSSGAGKSTVAQLLPRLYDTDTGAVRLSGVDVRDLTAASLRDVLGMVTQDGHLFHDSIRENLLLAKPEATEAELWDALRRSRLEELIAGLPDGLDTVVGERGYRLSGGERQRLTIARLLLAHPRVVILDEATAHLDNTSEAAVQEALTEALEGRTALVIAHRLSTVRAADLILVVEGGRIVERGTHETLLAAEGRYAELYRTQFADSEDRRAAAAEAGRTDSGPDLLPESALMN, from the coding sequence ATGGACATGGAAGTCACCGCCTGGCACGCCCTGCACAGTTCGATGACCGCGCAGCAAGGACGGCGCCGCTTCTCCCGCGGCACCCTGCGCCGCATCACGGCCTTCGCCCGCCCGCACCGCCGCCGCCTGGTGTGGTTCCTCGTCCTGAGCACGGCGACCGCGATGCTCGCGGTGGCCACCCCGCTGCTCGCGGGCCGGGTCGTGGACGCCATCGTCGGCGGCGACGCACCGTCCCTCGTCCTCCGCCTGTCCGGGCTGATCGCCGTCATCGCGGTCGCCGAGGCGGGCCTGGGGCTGGTGACCCGCTGGCTGTCGGCGAGCATCGGCGAAGGCCTGATCCTGGATCTGCGCACCGCGGTGTACGACCACGTCCAGCGGATGCCGATCGCCTTCTTCACCCGTACCCGCACCGGAGCACTGGTCAGCCGGCTCAACAACGATGTGATCGGTGCGCAGCGGGCGTTCAGCGACACCCTGTCCGGGGTCGTCAGCAACATCGTGACGCTGCTGCTCACTCTTGTCGTGATGCTCGGGCTGTCCTGGCAGATCACCCTGATCGCGCTGGTGCTGCTGCCGGTGTTCGTGCTGCCCGCCCGCCGGGTCGGCCGGCGGCTGGCGGATCTGCGCCGGGAGGGCGCCGACCACAACGCGGCGATGGGCACCCAGATGACCGAGCGGTTCTCCGCGCCGGGTGCCACCCTCGTCAAGCTGATGGGCCGTCCGGCCCGCGAGTCCGCCGAGTTCGCCACCCGGGCCCGCCGGGTGCGTGACATCGGAGTCCGTTCGGCCATGGTCCAGACGTACTTCGTCACCGCCCTCACCCTGGTCTCCGCCCTGGCGCTGGCCGTCGTCTACGGCCTGGGCGGCTTCCTCGCACTGCGCGGACAGCTGGAGCCCGGCGCGATCGTCTCGCTGGCCCTGCTGCTCACCCGGCTCTACGCCCCGCTGACCGCGCTGTCCGGCGCCCACATCGAGGTGATGAGTGCGCTGGTCAGCTTCGAGCGGGTCTTCGAGGTGCTCGACCTCAAGCCACTGATCACCGAGAAGCCGGACGCCCGGGCGGTCCCCGAGGGCCCGGTGTCCGTCGAGTTCGACTCCGTACGCTTCGGCTATCCGTCCGCCGACAAGGTCTCGCTGGCCTCCCTGGAGGAGGTCGCCACCCTCGACACCCGCGGCGGCGAAGAGGTACTGCACGGCATCTCCTTCCGCGCCGAACCGGGCCAGATGGTCGCCCTGGTCGGCTCCTCGGGCGCCGGGAAGTCGACGGTGGCCCAGCTGCTGCCGCGGCTCTACGACACCGACACCGGGGCGGTCCGGCTCTCCGGGGTGGACGTCCGCGATCTGACCGCCGCCTCGCTGCGCGACGTCCTCGGCATGGTCACCCAGGACGGGCATCTCTTCCATGACTCGATCCGCGAGAACCTGCTGCTGGCCAAGCCGGAGGCGACCGAGGCGGAGCTGTGGGACGCGCTGCGCCGCTCCCGTCTGGAGGAGCTGATCGCCGGGCTCCCCGACGGTCTGGACACCGTCGTCGGCGAGCGCGGCTACCGGCTCTCCGGGGGCGAACGGCAGCGGCTGACCATCGCCCGGCTGCTGCTCGCCCACCCCCGGGTGGTGATCCTGGACGAGGCCACCGCCCACCTGGACAACACCTCCGAGGCGGCGGTGCAGGAGGCGCTCACCGAGGCGCTGGAGGGCCGTACCGCCCTGGTCATCGCCCACCGGCTGTCGACCGTACGAGCCGCGGACCTGATCCTGGTGGTCGAAGGCGGGCGGATCGTCGAGCGCGGGACGCACGAGACGCTGCTGGCGGCCGAAGGGCGCTACGCGGAGCTGTACCGGACCCAGTTCGCCGACTCGGAGGACCGGCGGGCCGCCGCGGCCGAAGCCGGGCGCACGGACTCCGGCCCGGATCTGCTGCCGGAGTCGGCCCTGATGAACTGA
- a CDS encoding nuclear transport factor 2 family protein produces MTQRAEHSTLMDRLAIDDLITGYAIAVDDGDWPGYLALFTPDGRADYRSAGGVEGGAEEMAAWLAEMLRHFAIRQHLIVNRRVTLARRDGTPGDTATVQADYLNPMRLAGPASDAGGGPTAPNYTCAGRYEFAARRTTEGWRLTGVVVHEKWRQVQPVED; encoded by the coding sequence ATGACGCAGCGCGCGGAACACTCCACGCTCATGGACCGCCTCGCCATCGACGATCTGATCACCGGGTACGCCATCGCCGTGGACGACGGCGACTGGCCCGGCTATCTGGCCCTGTTCACCCCGGACGGCCGCGCCGACTACCGCTCAGCGGGCGGCGTCGAGGGCGGCGCCGAGGAGATGGCCGCCTGGCTCGCCGAGATGCTGCGGCACTTCGCGATACGGCAGCATCTGATCGTCAACCGCCGGGTCACCCTCGCCCGGCGGGACGGCACCCCCGGCGACACCGCCACCGTCCAGGCCGACTACCTCAACCCGATGCGGCTCGCCGGCCCCGCGTCGGACGCCGGGGGCGGGCCGACCGCCCCCAACTACACCTGCGCCGGCCGCTATGAATTCGCCGCCCGCCGCACCACCGAAGGCTGGCGGCTGACCGGGGTCGTCGTCCACGAGAAGTGGCGGCAGGTGCAGCCGGTGGAGGACTGA
- a CDS encoding HipA family kinase — MLTEVTATRYVTPLREGGSLPGIVEGDDLGTYIMKFTGAGQGRKTLVAEIVCGQLGRRLGLRVPELVQMQLDPVIGLSEPDQEVQELLKSSGGLNLGMDYLPGSLGFDPLAFEVSAREAGRVVWFDALINNVDRSWRNPNLLVWHGELWLIDHGAAMIWHHNWPTAEKASARPYNASDHVLATFAPDVAAAAEEFAPQITEELLTEIAADVPDEWLAGEPGFDSPDVLRQAYVRTLLARARTISEQITLGEPSGDKPSQAPEWLAAKLPRRAVK; from the coding sequence ATGCTGACAGAAGTCACAGCGACTCGCTACGTCACACCCCTGCGTGAGGGCGGCTCGCTCCCGGGAATCGTCGAGGGTGACGATCTCGGTACCTACATCATGAAGTTCACCGGTGCCGGGCAGGGGCGTAAGACGCTCGTGGCCGAGATTGTGTGCGGGCAGCTGGGGCGGCGGCTCGGGCTGCGGGTGCCGGAGCTGGTGCAGATGCAGCTCGATCCCGTCATCGGGCTGAGTGAGCCCGATCAGGAGGTTCAGGAGCTGCTGAAGAGCAGCGGCGGGCTCAACCTGGGGATGGATTACCTTCCCGGATCGCTGGGGTTCGACCCGCTGGCCTTCGAGGTGAGTGCCCGCGAGGCGGGGCGTGTGGTGTGGTTCGACGCGCTGATCAACAATGTCGACCGGTCCTGGCGCAATCCCAATCTGCTGGTGTGGCACGGCGAGTTGTGGCTGATTGACCATGGTGCGGCGATGATCTGGCACCACAACTGGCCCACCGCGGAGAAGGCTTCGGCCCGCCCGTACAACGCCTCGGATCATGTGCTCGCCACCTTCGCGCCGGACGTCGCCGCGGCGGCCGAGGAGTTCGCGCCGCAGATCACCGAAGAGCTGCTGACCGAGATCGCGGCGGATGTGCCGGACGAATGGCTGGCCGGCGAGCCGGGCTTCGACTCCCCGGACGTGCTGCGCCAGGCGTATGTGCGCACGCTGCTGGCCCGGGCCCGGACGATCAGTGAGCAGATCACCCTCGGGGAGCCCTCCGGGGACAAGCCCTCGCAAGCACCGGAATGGCTGGCGGCGAAGCTGCCGCGGAGGGCAGTGAAGTGA
- the fabG gene encoding 3-oxoacyl-ACP reductase FabG, with translation MSTTEQRVAIVTGAARGIGAATAVRLAAEGRAVAVLDLDEAACKDTVEKITKAGGKAIAVGCDVSDAEQVETAVARVVSELGAPTVLVNNAGVLRDNLLFKMSESDWDTVMNVHLRGAFLMSRACQKHMVDAKFGRIVNLSSSSALGNRGQVNYSAAKAGLQGFTKTLAFELGKFGVTANAVAPGFIVTDMTAATAERVGMGFEEFQAAAATQIPVQRVGRPDDIANAIAFFTGDAAGFVSGQVMYVAGGPLN, from the coding sequence ATGTCCACCACCGAGCAGCGCGTCGCCATCGTCACGGGCGCGGCCCGCGGTATCGGCGCGGCCACCGCCGTACGTCTGGCCGCCGAAGGCCGTGCCGTCGCCGTACTCGACCTCGACGAGGCGGCCTGCAAGGACACCGTCGAGAAGATCACCAAGGCCGGAGGCAAGGCCATCGCGGTCGGCTGTGACGTCTCGGACGCGGAGCAGGTCGAGACGGCGGTCGCCCGGGTCGTCTCCGAGCTCGGTGCGCCGACCGTCCTCGTCAACAACGCCGGTGTGCTCCGCGACAACCTGCTGTTCAAGATGAGCGAGAGCGACTGGGACACGGTCATGAACGTGCATCTGCGCGGCGCGTTCCTGATGTCCCGCGCCTGCCAGAAGCACATGGTGGACGCCAAGTTCGGGCGGATCGTCAACCTCTCCTCCAGTTCGGCGCTCGGCAACCGCGGACAGGTCAACTACTCGGCGGCCAAGGCGGGTCTCCAGGGCTTCACCAAGACTCTCGCCTTCGAACTCGGCAAGTTCGGCGTCACCGCCAACGCCGTCGCCCCCGGCTTCATCGTCACCGACATGACGGCGGCCACCGCCGAGCGCGTCGGGATGGGCTTCGAGGAGTTCCAGGCCGCTGCCGCCACCCAGATCCCGGTCCAGCGCGTGGGCCGGCCGGACGACATCGCCAACGCGATCGCCTTCTTCACCGGCGACGCGGCCGGCTTCGTCTCCGGCCAGGTCATGTACGTCGCCGGCGGCCCGCTCAACTGA
- a CDS encoding SDR family oxidoreductase, giving the protein MTEQDSGLPEPSGKVALVTGASRGIGYGIAEALVARGDRVVITGRNEDALKEAAEKLGADRVLGVAGKAHDEAHQAIAVERAMETFGRVDYLVNNAGTNPVFGPIADLDLGVARKVFETNVVSALGFAQRTWHAWQKDNGGAIVNIASIAGLAPSPFIGAYGMSKAAMVNLTLQLAHEFAPGVRVNSIAPAVVKTKFAAALYENREEEAAAGYPLARLGVPEDIGGAAAFLLSDASGWITGQTLVVDGGLFLNAGV; this is encoded by the coding sequence ATGACCGAGCAGGACAGCGGGCTCCCCGAGCCCTCCGGCAAGGTGGCGCTGGTCACCGGCGCCAGCCGCGGTATCGGCTACGGCATCGCCGAGGCCCTGGTGGCCCGCGGCGACCGGGTCGTCATCACCGGCCGCAACGAGGACGCTCTCAAGGAGGCCGCCGAGAAGCTGGGCGCCGACCGGGTGCTCGGTGTCGCCGGCAAGGCGCATGACGAGGCACACCAGGCCATCGCCGTCGAGCGCGCGATGGAGACCTTCGGCCGCGTCGACTACCTCGTCAACAACGCCGGAACGAACCCGGTGTTCGGCCCCATCGCGGACCTCGACCTGGGTGTGGCGCGCAAGGTGTTCGAGACCAATGTCGTCTCGGCGCTCGGTTTCGCGCAGCGCACCTGGCACGCCTGGCAGAAGGACAACGGCGGCGCGATCGTCAACATCGCCTCGATCGCCGGTCTCGCGCCCTCGCCGTTCATCGGTGCGTACGGGATGAGCAAGGCCGCGATGGTGAATCTGACGCTTCAGCTCGCCCACGAGTTCGCGCCGGGCGTGCGGGTCAACTCCATCGCGCCCGCGGTGGTCAAGACCAAGTTCGCGGCGGCGCTCTACGAGAACCGGGAGGAGGAGGCGGCGGCCGGCTACCCCTTGGCGCGGCTCGGCGTCCCGGAGGACATCGGCGGGGCCGCGGCCTTCCTGCTGTCCGACGCCTCGGGCTGGATCACCGGTCAGACGCTGGTCGTCGACGGCGGTCTGTTCCTCAACGCCGGGGTCTGA
- a CDS encoding TetR/AcrR family transcriptional regulator: protein MNARSDRTPAPAAAPRHELIADAALTLLAERGMRGLTHRAVDEQAGLPQGSTSNVARTRAALLEAAVRRLAEREAAVLTAQERSAAGRAGAARAGADAGAEAGRVEAGAGAEDAETEDAGAVVAEALSLALHRYLSRHRQLLLARYELALEATRRPELRTVYDRAGRAFREPMAAMLAAAGSADPERHAMSMVAWCDGILFSCIAGQFHAAAPTRAALRTSCAELLDGMLRG, encoded by the coding sequence ATGAACGCCCGCAGCGACCGCACCCCGGCACCCGCCGCCGCACCCCGCCATGAGCTGATCGCCGACGCGGCGCTGACGCTGCTCGCCGAGCGCGGGATGCGCGGGCTGACCCACCGGGCCGTGGACGAGCAGGCCGGGCTGCCGCAGGGCTCCACCTCCAATGTCGCGCGCACCCGGGCGGCCCTGCTGGAGGCCGCGGTGCGGCGGCTGGCGGAGCGGGAAGCGGCCGTACTGACGGCGCAGGAGCGATCCGCGGCGGGGCGGGCCGGGGCGGCGCGGGCCGGGGCGGACGCCGGGGCCGAGGCGGGGCGGGTCGAAGCGGGTGCCGGGGCCGAGGACGCCGAGACCGAGGACGCCGGGGCGGTGGTCGCCGAGGCGCTCTCGCTGGCGCTGCACCGCTACCTCTCCCGGCACCGGCAGCTGCTCCTCGCCCGGTACGAACTGGCCCTGGAGGCCACCCGCCGGCCCGAGCTGCGGACGGTCTACGACCGGGCCGGCCGGGCCTTCCGGGAGCCGATGGCGGCGATGCTGGCGGCGGCGGGGTCCGCCGATCCCGAGCGGCATGCGATGAGCATGGTGGCCTGGTGCGACGGGATCCTGTTCTCCTGCATCGCGGGCCAGTTCCACGCGGCCGCCCCCACCCGCGCCGCCCTGCGCACGTCCTGCGCGGAACTGCTCGACGGGATGCTGCGTGGGTGA
- the lnt gene encoding apolipoprotein N-acyltransferase, whose protein sequence is MDRPLSRQPRWLGSPWSRGLAAALAGAVPALTFPAPSWWWLAYAALVPWLLLVRTAPTYGRAALDGWLGGTGFILAVHQWLLPSLHVFILVLALLLGALWAPWGLLVRALLGGAPGAGRCAAALVLVPSGWLMVELVRSWEYLGGPWGLMGASQWQVPPALRLASTGGVWLVSLLIVAVNTALAELIARPAARLPAVAGLLVCALAVTAAWFRSPAPRTAGTVRIAVVQPNLTGTPTERLARSEALTRSLAGRGVRLVVWGESSLTQDPADRPALAERLAALSRQTGAELLINADSAHAERPGISKSAVLIGPDGPTGDRYAKMRLVPFGEYIPFRSALGWATRVGKAAPTDRLRGTATVVMPVASAGGLRVGPLVCFESAFPDMSRHLVRDGAQVLVAQSSTSTFQESWAPAQHASLAALRAAENGRPMVHATLTGISAVYGPRGEQIGERLGTDRSAAAVYDLPLAEGTTPYTRYGDWAVYGAMGALVLAGGYAGLRVLSRRSARAPR, encoded by the coding sequence ATGGACAGACCGCTCAGCCGGCAGCCGCGGTGGCTCGGCTCCCCCTGGTCACGGGGCCTGGCCGCCGCGCTCGCCGGAGCGGTACCGGCCCTGACCTTTCCGGCCCCGTCCTGGTGGTGGCTGGCGTACGCCGCCCTGGTGCCCTGGCTGCTGCTGGTGCGGACGGCCCCGACGTACGGGCGGGCGGCGCTGGACGGCTGGCTGGGCGGCACCGGCTTCATACTCGCCGTTCACCAGTGGCTGCTGCCGAGCCTGCATGTCTTCATCCTCGTGCTGGCCCTGCTGCTCGGTGCGCTGTGGGCGCCCTGGGGGCTGCTGGTGCGGGCGCTGCTGGGCGGTGCGCCCGGCGCGGGACGGTGCGCCGCCGCGCTGGTGCTGGTGCCGTCCGGCTGGCTGATGGTCGAACTGGTCCGGTCCTGGGAGTACTTGGGTGGACCGTGGGGGCTGATGGGCGCCAGCCAGTGGCAGGTGCCGCCCGCCCTGCGGCTGGCCTCGACCGGCGGGGTGTGGCTGGTCAGTCTGCTGATCGTGGCAGTGAACACCGCCCTGGCCGAGCTGATCGCCCGCCCGGCGGCACGGCTGCCCGCCGTGGCCGGACTGCTGGTGTGCGCGCTGGCGGTCACCGCGGCCTGGTTCCGGTCACCGGCTCCCCGCACCGCCGGCACGGTACGGATCGCCGTCGTCCAGCCCAACCTGACCGGCACCCCGACGGAACGGCTGGCCCGGAGCGAAGCGCTCACCCGGTCGCTGGCGGGCCGTGGGGTGCGGCTGGTCGTCTGGGGTGAGAGCAGCCTCACCCAGGACCCGGCGGACCGCCCGGCGCTCGCCGAGCGCCTCGCCGCCCTCTCCCGGCAGACCGGCGCCGAGCTGCTGATCAACGCCGACTCCGCGCACGCCGAACGGCCGGGCATCTCCAAGAGCGCGGTCCTGATCGGGCCGGACGGACCGACCGGGGACCGCTACGCCAAGATGCGGCTGGTGCCCTTCGGCGAGTACATCCCGTTCCGGTCCGCGCTCGGCTGGGCGACCCGGGTCGGCAAGGCCGCCCCGACCGACCGGCTGCGCGGCACCGCCACGGTGGTGATGCCGGTCGCCTCCGCGGGCGGACTGCGCGTCGGGCCGCTGGTGTGCTTCGAGAGCGCCTTCCCCGATATGAGCCGCCATCTGGTGCGCGACGGGGCGCAGGTGTTGGTGGCCCAGTCCTCCACCTCGACCTTCCAGGAGAGCTGGGCGCCCGCACAGCACGCCTCACTGGCCGCGCTGCGCGCCGCGGAGAACGGGCGGCCGATGGTGCACGCCACCCTCACCGGCATCAGTGCCGTCTACGGCCCGCGGGGCGAGCAGATCGGCGAGCGGCTCGGCACCGACCGCAGCGCGGCCGCCGTCTACGACCTGCCGCTGGCCGAAGGCACCACCCCGTACACCCGGTACGGCGACTGGGCGGTGTACGGGGCGATGGGCGCGCTGGTGCTCGCCGGCGGGTATGCGGGGCTTCGCGTGCTCAGCAGGCGGTCTGCGCGAGCGCCTCGGTGA
- a CDS encoding FAD-dependent monooxygenase has translation MRQHTALVIGGGIGGLTAALALDRRGWSVTVLERAAALEPVGAGVGLAPNAQRALDTLGAGDGLRALAPAQTAAELRLPGGRRLARLDQAAAVRRYGGPVVVAHRAEVVALLAGRLPQGAVRTAAAATLADPGDARPDGRPARVRVQGAAGDEEFTADLVVAADGIHSAVRRALFPQHPAPRYAGFTAWRLVAPAPDRPFAAHETWGPGGVWGTQPLHDGRVYAYATAAVPPGGRAPDGERAELLRRFGSWHHPIPDLLAAVDPAAVLRNDVYTAAAAPPAFHRGRVALLGDAVHPMTPNLGQGGCQAIEDAVVLAHLAAPEADLAAALTVYTRQRLPRTMDVVRRAGRIGRLTTWRSRPARALRAMDGIADWRPPTGTYASGTRGTTSAAQPKEHE, from the coding sequence ATGCGGCAGCACACCGCGCTCGTCATCGGCGGCGGAATCGGCGGACTCACCGCCGCGCTGGCCCTGGACCGCCGCGGCTGGTCGGTCACCGTCCTGGAGCGCGCCGCCGCCCTGGAACCCGTAGGCGCGGGTGTCGGCCTCGCCCCCAACGCCCAGCGCGCCCTGGACACCCTGGGCGCGGGCGACGGCCTCCGTGCCCTGGCCCCCGCGCAGACCGCGGCGGAACTCCGGCTGCCCGGTGGTCGCCGGCTGGCCCGTTTGGACCAGGCCGCAGCCGTCCGGCGGTACGGCGGCCCGGTGGTGGTCGCCCACCGCGCCGAAGTGGTCGCACTGCTCGCCGGCCGGCTGCCCCAGGGCGCGGTACGCACCGCCGCCGCGGCCACCCTGGCCGACCCGGGCGACGCCCGGCCGGACGGCCGTCCGGCGCGGGTGCGGGTTCAGGGGGCGGCCGGTGACGAGGAGTTCACCGCGGACCTCGTCGTCGCCGCCGACGGCATCCACTCTGCCGTCCGCCGCGCCCTCTTCCCCCAGCACCCCGCACCCCGTTACGCCGGCTTCACCGCCTGGCGCCTCGTCGCTCCGGCGCCCGACCGTCCCTTCGCCGCGCACGAGACCTGGGGCCCCGGCGGCGTATGGGGCACCCAGCCGCTGCACGACGGACGGGTCTACGCCTACGCCACCGCGGCCGTCCCGCCCGGCGGCCGGGCCCCCGACGGCGAACGGGCCGAACTGCTGCGCCGCTTCGGCTCCTGGCACCACCCCATCCCTGACCTCCTCGCCGCCGTCGACCCCGCAGCGGTGCTCCGCAACGACGTGTACACCGCGGCCGCCGCACCGCCCGCCTTCCACCGGGGCCGGGTCGCCCTGCTCGGCGACGCCGTCCATCCGATGACCCCCAACCTCGGCCAGGGCGGCTGCCAGGCCATCGAGGACGCCGTCGTGCTCGCCCACCTGGCCGCACCCGAGGCCGACCTCGCCGCCGCGCTCACCGTGTACACCCGGCAGCGGCTGCCGCGCACCATGGACGTGGTCCGCCGGGCCGGGCGGATCGGCCGGCTGACCACCTGGCGCTCCCGGCCGGCCCGTGCGCTGCGTGCCATGGACGGGATCGCCGACTGGCGGCCGCCGACCGGCACGTATGCTTCCGGCACGCGGGGCACCACCAGCGCGGCACAACCCAAGGAGCATGAGTGA
- a CDS encoding uracil-DNA glycosylase, protein MLPESWRGVLGEELEKPYFKELTDFVEQERANGPVYPPREQVFAALEATPYDQVKVLILGQDPYHGAGQGHGLCFSVQPGVKTPPSLRNIYKEMKEELGHPVPDNGYLMPWAQQGVLLLNAVLTVREAEANSHKGKGWEKVTDAVIRAVASRPDPAVFVLWGNYAKKKLPLIDEERHAVVQGAHPSPLSAKKFFGSRPFTQINAAVAAQGHAPIDWRIPDLG, encoded by the coding sequence ATGCTGCCCGAATCCTGGCGCGGGGTCCTCGGCGAGGAGTTGGAGAAGCCCTATTTCAAGGAGCTGACCGACTTCGTCGAGCAGGAGCGGGCCAATGGCCCGGTCTATCCGCCCCGCGAGCAGGTCTTCGCGGCGCTGGAGGCGACGCCCTACGACCAGGTGAAGGTGCTCATCCTGGGCCAGGACCCGTACCACGGTGCGGGGCAGGGCCATGGCCTGTGCTTCTCCGTGCAGCCCGGTGTGAAGACGCCGCCGTCGCTGCGGAACATCTACAAGGAGATGAAGGAGGAGCTGGGCCACCCGGTCCCGGACAACGGCTATCTGATGCCCTGGGCCCAGCAGGGCGTGCTGTTGCTGAACGCCGTCCTGACGGTCCGCGAGGCCGAGGCCAATTCCCACAAGGGCAAGGGATGGGAGAAGGTCACCGACGCGGTGATCCGTGCGGTGGCCTCCCGGCCCGACCCTGCGGTCTTCGTGCTGTGGGGCAATTACGCCAAGAAGAAGCTGCCGCTGATCGACGAGGAGCGGCATGCCGTGGTGCAGGGCGCGCACCCCTCCCCGCTGTCGGCGAAGAAGTTCTTCGGCTCCCGCCCCTTCACCCAGATCAACGCCGCGGTCGCCGCGCAGGGCCACGCCCCGATCGACTGGCGCATCCCTGACCTGGGCTGA
- a CDS encoding DUF3037 domain-containing protein, with the protein MAGGEAAAEGSEVTGLHNGRDVFEYALLKVVPRVERGEMINAGVVVYCRARGFVEARTYLDEARLLALDPTVDVAGVRAALGAVEGICEGGERAGQAAGDDAGRRFRWLIAPRSTIVQPGPVHTGLTADPTAEAERLVELLVR; encoded by the coding sequence ATGGCTGGCGGCGAAGCTGCCGCGGAGGGCAGTGAAGTGACCGGACTGCACAACGGCCGGGATGTCTTCGAATATGCCCTGCTGAAGGTCGTGCCCCGGGTGGAGCGCGGCGAGATGATCAATGCCGGGGTGGTCGTGTACTGCCGCGCCCGGGGCTTCGTCGAGGCTCGGACCTATCTGGACGAGGCCCGGCTGCTGGCCCTTGACCCCACGGTCGATGTGGCCGGTGTACGGGCCGCGCTCGGCGCCGTCGAGGGGATCTGCGAGGGCGGCGAGCGGGCCGGCCAGGCGGCGGGGGACGACGCGGGACGCCGCTTCCGCTGGCTGATCGCACCGCGCAGCACCATCGTGCAGCCGGGCCCGGTGCACACCGGTCTGACCGCCGACCCCACCGCCGAGGCCGAGCGGCTGGTGGAGCTGCTGGTGCGCTGA
- a CDS encoding Gfo/Idh/MocA family protein: MKVGCIGLGDIAQKAYLPVLGTQPGLELHLHTRTPATLQRAGATHRLPAAQLHPDLDSLLAAGLDAAFVHAATSAHPEIVTRLIEAGVPTYVDKPIAYELAESRRIVTLAEERGVGLTVGFNRRFAPAYAQCREHARDLILMQKNRIGLPEDPRTLVLDDFIHVVDTLRFLVPGEVDHIDVRARIREGLMQHVVLQLSGDGFTALGTMNRLSGSAEEILDVSGQDTKRQVVNLAEVIDHKGQPSVRRRGDWVSVARQRGIEQIVLAFLDDVRAGRQPSAQDALRTHELCERVVTEALAQTAC; encoded by the coding sequence GTGAAGGTCGGCTGCATCGGACTCGGCGACATCGCCCAGAAGGCGTACCTCCCCGTCCTGGGCACACAACCGGGGCTCGAACTGCATCTGCACACCCGCACCCCGGCCACCCTGCAACGTGCCGGCGCCACCCACCGGCTGCCCGCGGCCCAGCTCCACCCGGACCTGGACTCGCTGCTCGCAGCGGGCCTGGACGCCGCCTTTGTGCACGCCGCCACCTCCGCCCACCCCGAGATCGTGACCCGGCTGATCGAGGCCGGCGTGCCGACTTATGTCGACAAGCCGATCGCCTACGAGCTGGCCGAGTCCCGGCGCATCGTCACGCTCGCCGAGGAGCGGGGGGTGGGCCTCACCGTCGGCTTCAACCGCCGCTTCGCGCCCGCCTACGCCCAGTGCCGTGAGCACGCCCGCGATCTGATCCTGATGCAGAAGAACCGCATCGGCCTGCCCGAGGACCCGCGCACCCTGGTGCTCGACGACTTCATCCATGTCGTCGACACCCTGCGCTTCCTCGTCCCCGGGGAGGTCGACCACATCGATGTGCGGGCCAGGATCCGGGAGGGGCTGATGCAGCATGTGGTGCTTCAGCTGTCCGGCGACGGCTTCACCGCCCTCGGCACCATGAACCGTCTCAGCGGCTCCGCGGAGGAGATCCTCGACGTCTCCGGGCAGGACACCAAGCGTCAGGTCGTCAATCTCGCCGAGGTCATCGACCACAAGGGGCAGCCGAGTGTCCGGCGCCGCGGCGACTGGGTGTCGGTCGCCCGTCAGCGCGGTATCGAGCAGATCGTGCTGGCGTTCCTGGACGACGTACGGGCCGGCCGGCAGCCGTCCGCCCAGGACGCGTTGCGCACCCACGAACTGTGCGAACGGGTCGTCACCGAGGCGCTCGCGCAGACCGCCTGCTGA